The Chelatococcus sp. HY11 genome includes a window with the following:
- the speB gene encoding agmatinase, which translates to MDRSNLERLRRKYADAHGGELFDPHFRKVADRIFDKSGTRTLPFAGIPTFLSLPHRAVDMAAPDFGDLQVALLGIPMDLGVTNRNGSRFGPRALRTIERIGPYNEALGCTPGAELRVADIGDVPFRSRYDLAACHADIEAYISAMVDAGVAPLSIGGDHSISYSILRAVGRERPVGMVHIDAHCDTGGLYDQTKFHHGGPFRNAVLDGVLDPERTIQIGIRGAAEYLWEFSTDSGMTVIHADEITSLGTDAIVAEARRIVGDGPVYLSFDIDSLDPAFAPGTGTPEIGGLTTREALAIIRGMKGLDIIGADVVEVAPQYDATTNTAHAGAQMLFEILSLMCFSPTVTGVPASESMTEAQALMGDPQPAE; encoded by the coding sequence ATGGATCGTTCAAATCTGGAACGGCTGCGCAGAAAATATGCGGATGCTCACGGCGGCGAGCTGTTTGATCCGCATTTCCGCAAGGTCGCTGATCGCATCTTCGACAAATCCGGGACGCGGACGTTGCCGTTCGCGGGAATTCCCACCTTTCTGTCGTTGCCTCACCGCGCGGTCGACATGGCTGCGCCGGATTTCGGCGACTTGCAGGTGGCTCTGCTCGGCATTCCGATGGACCTGGGCGTGACCAATCGCAACGGTTCGCGCTTCGGGCCGCGTGCCCTGCGCACCATCGAGCGTATCGGGCCGTACAATGAGGCGCTCGGTTGTACGCCTGGTGCCGAACTCCGGGTTGCCGACATCGGCGATGTCCCGTTCCGCAGTCGCTACGATCTGGCCGCCTGCCATGCGGATATCGAAGCCTATATCAGCGCGATGGTTGACGCGGGCGTCGCGCCCCTGTCGATCGGCGGCGATCATTCCATCAGCTACTCCATCCTGCGTGCCGTCGGCCGCGAGAGGCCGGTGGGCATGGTGCATATCGACGCGCATTGCGACACCGGCGGCCTGTACGACCAGACGAAATTCCACCATGGCGGCCCCTTCCGGAATGCCGTTCTCGATGGCGTGCTCGATCCGGAACGCACGATCCAGATCGGCATCCGTGGCGCGGCCGAATATCTGTGGGAGTTCTCCACGGATTCCGGGATGACCGTGATCCACGCCGATGAGATCACCTCTCTCGGCACCGATGCGATCGTGGCTGAGGCGCGCCGGATCGTCGGCGACGGGCCGGTCTATCTGTCCTTCGACATAGACAGCCTCGATCCGGCCTTCGCTCCGGGTACCGGCACGCCCGAGATCGGCGGGCTGACCACACGGGAGGCGCTGGCGATCATCCGGGGCATGAAGGGGCTCGATATCATCGGCGCGGATGTGGTGGAAGTCGCGCCGCAATACGACGCGACGACCAACACGGCCCATGCCGGCGCGCAGATGCTCTTTGAGATCCTGTCGCTCATGTGCTTCAGCCCCACGGTGACGGGCGTCCCCGCCAGCGAGAGCATGACGGAGGCGCAGGCACTGATGGGCGATCCGCAACCGGCGGAATAG
- a CDS encoding acyl-CoA dehydrogenase family protein codes for MPADTLTRLHPSSKQAPQQRARSLVPLVAERAAEIERIRRLPEDLVDALVGAGLFRLLMPAYVGGEEVAPLAFLEVIETIACEDASTAWCLSQTSVCSTAAASLPREIGSHIFSDPRAILASGFGGGRAFPVAGGYRVTGSWGFGSGSRHATWLAGACVLHDTDGEPLHDAAGKPQSRMMLFPQSAVTLSDAWDVMGLKGTASDTYAVDGLFVPDGYAFQFGAKPQAHAAGALYLLPPDSLWGGGFAAIALGVAGAMREAFLTLAREKTARGQKRPLAEQASVQALVAESEARLKAARLLVHVTFADVWADLSESGHIDLAQRVAIRLAASHAIQEAKAVVDACYHAAGTSAVFASAPFERRFRDMHMITQHLHGRRDHFETVGQFMLGLNPDVAFL; via the coding sequence ATGCCCGCTGATACCCTCACCCGGCTGCACCCTTCCTCCAAACAAGCGCCGCAGCAGCGCGCACGGTCGCTCGTGCCGCTTGTCGCCGAACGCGCCGCTGAGATCGAACGGATCAGGCGGCTTCCCGAGGACCTCGTCGACGCCCTTGTCGGCGCCGGCCTGTTCCGCCTTCTCATGCCGGCCTATGTCGGCGGCGAAGAGGTCGCGCCGCTTGCCTTTCTCGAGGTCATCGAGACCATCGCGTGCGAAGACGCAAGCACCGCCTGGTGTCTCTCGCAGACGTCGGTCTGCTCCACCGCCGCGGCCTCGCTGCCGCGCGAGATCGGATCGCACATCTTTTCCGATCCCCGCGCGATCCTCGCGTCAGGCTTCGGCGGCGGCAGGGCGTTCCCCGTCGCGGGTGGCTATCGCGTCACGGGTTCCTGGGGATTTGGCAGCGGGAGCCGTCACGCCACCTGGCTCGCAGGGGCTTGCGTGCTCCACGACACGGATGGCGAGCCCTTGCATGATGCTGCGGGCAAGCCACAGAGCCGGATGATGCTGTTCCCCCAGTCCGCTGTCACCCTCAGCGATGCCTGGGATGTCATGGGGCTCAAGGGCACCGCGAGCGACACCTATGCTGTCGATGGCCTGTTCGTGCCGGACGGCTACGCGTTCCAGTTCGGCGCCAAGCCACAGGCGCATGCCGCCGGGGCGCTCTATCTCTTGCCACCGGACAGCCTGTGGGGCGGCGGTTTCGCTGCCATCGCGCTGGGCGTCGCGGGCGCCATGCGTGAGGCCTTCCTCACCCTGGCGCGGGAGAAGACCGCGCGCGGTCAGAAGCGGCCGCTCGCGGAACAGGCTTCTGTGCAGGCCCTTGTCGCGGAAAGCGAGGCGCGCCTGAAAGCGGCCCGCCTTCTTGTCCACGTCACCTTTGCGGATGTGTGGGCGGACCTGTCGGAGAGCGGCCACATCGATCTGGCGCAACGTGTGGCGATCCGGCTGGCCGCGAGCCACGCCATCCAGGAAGCCAAGGCCGTCGTCGACGCCTGCTACCACGCGGCGGGCACATCAGCGGTGTTCGCGTCTGCGCCCTTCGAGCGTCGCTTCCGCGACATGCATATGATCACGCAGCACCTCCACGGCCGGCGTGACCATTTCGAGACCGTCGGCCAGTTCATGCTCGGCCTGAACCCCGACGTTGCATTTCTGTGA
- a CDS encoding ABC transporter ATP-binding protein: protein MSFAHAVRDVFDRPIRRAARPGQAALAGAITVDNLTKTYGRATALHDVSLEISSGQFMTLLGPSGSGKTTLLMSIAGFVSPSAGTIKLNGEVINHLPPDRREFGMVFQGYALFPHLTVAQNIAFPLRVRHRPKPEIEEQVKRALDMVQLDRFADRFPRQLSGGQQQRAALARALVFEPSIVLLDEPLSALDKNLRHDLQGELKDLHNRVGLTFIYVTHDQQEALSMSDEIAILSEGRLVQLGSPATLYEKPATRFVAGFLGQSNFISGQVETVSGDAFTYRSGATLLRQAGGAHQLVGSSVTVTIRPEKIRLLGPQDTADNIVTGRIAKFSYYGGHYHLQVDVEGIGRIMLDAPTWGREPPSLDDAIRIGWDAAASVTVAA, encoded by the coding sequence TTGAGCTTTGCGCACGCTGTTCGCGATGTCTTTGACCGCCCCATCCGCCGGGCCGCCCGGCCGGGCCAGGCTGCGCTGGCGGGCGCGATTACGGTCGACAATCTGACCAAGACCTACGGCCGCGCGACGGCGCTCCATGACGTGTCACTCGAGATCAGCAGTGGTCAATTCATGACCCTGCTCGGCCCCTCGGGATCAGGCAAGACAACCCTGTTAATGTCGATCGCCGGCTTCGTCTCACCATCCGCCGGCACGATCAAGCTGAACGGCGAGGTCATTAACCACCTGCCGCCTGACCGGCGCGAGTTCGGCATGGTCTTCCAGGGTTATGCGCTGTTTCCGCATTTGACCGTGGCGCAGAACATCGCTTTTCCACTGCGTGTCCGCCATCGCCCGAAGCCTGAGATCGAGGAGCAGGTCAAGCGGGCCCTCGACATGGTGCAGCTCGATCGTTTCGCGGATCGCTTTCCGCGTCAGCTGTCCGGCGGGCAGCAGCAGCGCGCGGCGCTGGCGCGCGCGCTTGTGTTCGAGCCGAGCATCGTGCTGCTCGATGAGCCGCTGAGCGCGCTCGACAAGAATCTGCGCCATGACCTCCAGGGCGAGCTGAAGGACCTCCACAACCGTGTCGGCTTGACATTCATCTACGTCACCCATGACCAGCAGGAGGCTTTGTCGATGTCCGACGAGATCGCCATCCTCTCGGAGGGCAGGCTCGTCCAGCTCGGATCGCCCGCGACGCTTTACGAGAAGCCCGCGACGCGTTTCGTCGCCGGCTTCCTCGGACAGAGCAATTTCATCAGCGGGCAGGTCGAGACCGTTTCCGGAGATGCTTTCACCTATCGCAGCGGCGCCACCCTGCTACGACAGGCCGGTGGGGCCCACCAGTTGGTGGGCAGCTCCGTCACCGTGACTATCAGGCCTGAGAAGATCCGCCTCCTCGGCCCTCAGGACACGGCCGACAACATCGTTACCGGGCGCATCGCCAAGTTCAGTTATTACGGCGGCCATTATCACCTTCAGGTCGATGTCGAGGGCATCGGCCGGATCATGCTCGACGCGCCGACCTGGGGGCGGGAGCCGCCGTCGCTCGACGACGCGATCCGGATCGGATGGGACGCGGCAGCCTCAGTGACCGTCGCTGCCTGA
- a CDS encoding ABC transporter permease, producing the protein MTALPNSEISGRMGGQLRDRRARFGWPVSDQTAFYILIAPATLLLLAFYVYPLLQVFWISFTEPQPGFANYAQLLSPSVLRVATTTLRVCLITTFITVVLGYIVAYCWVQAGPHAQRLMLVGILLPLWVSALVRAFAWITLLRREGIINATLMNIGVINNPLPLLWNELGVIIGVVHYMLPYAILPLAANLRGIDPALIAAARGLGATQGQAFRMVYLPLSVPGIVASGILVFIFSLGFYITPALLGGGRTMMVTEYISIQIIEVLRWGLGTTLAVTLVVIIALLLAVVSRVLDLRKLFGAK; encoded by the coding sequence ATGACAGCGCTCCCCAATTCCGAGATCTCCGGCCGCATGGGCGGACAGTTGCGCGACCGGCGCGCGCGTTTCGGCTGGCCGGTCAGCGATCAGACCGCCTTCTACATCCTGATCGCGCCAGCCACGCTGCTCCTGCTGGCGTTCTATGTGTATCCGCTGCTTCAGGTCTTCTGGATCAGCTTCACCGAGCCGCAGCCCGGTTTCGCCAATTATGCGCAGCTGTTGAGCCCCTCGGTGCTGCGCGTCGCGACCACCACCTTGCGCGTTTGCCTGATTACGACCTTCATCACCGTCGTGCTGGGCTATATCGTGGCCTATTGCTGGGTGCAGGCAGGGCCGCACGCCCAGCGGCTCATGCTCGTCGGTATCCTCCTGCCGCTCTGGGTATCGGCGCTGGTGCGCGCCTTCGCCTGGATCACCCTGCTTCGTCGCGAGGGGATCATCAACGCGACGTTGATGAACATCGGCGTGATCAATAACCCGCTGCCGCTCCTCTGGAACGAGCTTGGCGTGATCATCGGCGTGGTCCACTACATGCTGCCCTATGCCATCTTGCCGCTGGCCGCCAATCTCAGGGGCATCGACCCCGCGCTGATCGCGGCCGCGCGCGGCCTTGGCGCGACGCAGGGGCAGGCCTTCCGCATGGTCTACCTGCCGCTGAGCGTTCCCGGGATCGTCGCTTCGGGCATCCTGGTTTTCATCTTCTCGCTCGGTTTCTACATCACGCCGGCGCTGCTGGGCGGCGGGCGCACGATGATGGTCACCGAATACATCAGCATCCAGATCATCGAAGTGCTGCGCTGGGGCCTCGGCACGACGCTGGCCGTCACGCTGGTCGTCATCATCGCCTTGCTCCTGGCCGTGGTGTCCCGCGTCCTTGATCTGCGCAAACTCTTTGGTGCGAAATGA
- a CDS encoding ABC transporter permease, with translation MKEAALLPAPQTRVAAWVVVCFLLLPILVIVPLSLTDQDYLAMPVDGLSFRHYVNLFTSPTWLGSFAQSLFIACVSTVLCVTLGTLCAIGCWRLGNRVSEMVRLLMLLPMIVPTIVYVLGFYRLLVDLRLLGTYVGVIISHVVTGIPYVIVIVSTALASFDLRYDMAARNLGASMSQSIRLVLLPNIKAAVASSAIFAFIHSWDELLIVLFIAGRTIFTLPRRIWDGINDKLDPTMAAVATLLLLISAALLFLDLMLRKRES, from the coding sequence ATGAAAGAGGCCGCCCTCCTTCCGGCACCACAGACACGAGTGGCCGCGTGGGTCGTCGTCTGCTTCCTGTTGCTGCCTATCCTCGTGATCGTGCCCCTGTCGCTGACAGACCAGGACTATCTCGCCATGCCGGTGGATGGTCTTTCATTCCGGCACTACGTCAACCTCTTCACAAGCCCGACATGGCTCGGCAGCTTTGCCCAGAGCCTTTTCATCGCCTGCGTCTCGACGGTCCTGTGCGTGACACTCGGCACCTTGTGCGCGATCGGCTGCTGGCGTCTCGGCAATCGTGTCAGCGAGATGGTCAGGCTTCTGATGCTGTTGCCGATGATCGTGCCGACAATCGTCTATGTTCTTGGGTTCTACCGCCTGTTGGTCGATCTGAGACTTCTGGGCACCTATGTCGGCGTCATCATCTCGCACGTCGTCACCGGTATTCCTTATGTCATCGTGATCGTCTCGACAGCACTCGCGAGCTTCGACCTTCGCTACGACATGGCGGCGAGAAACCTCGGCGCGTCCATGTCGCAGTCGATCCGGCTGGTGCTTCTGCCGAACATCAAGGCGGCGGTCGCCTCAAGCGCGATCTTCGCCTTCATTCACAGCTGGGACGAGCTTCTGATCGTGCTGTTCATCGCGGGACGGACGATCTTCACGCTGCCGCGCCGGATATGGGACGGAATCAACGACAAGCTGGACCCGACCATGGCGGCTGTCGCCACGCTCCTTCTCCTCATCTCAGCGGCTTTGCTTTTTCTCGACTTGATGCTCCGCAAGCGGGAGAGCTGA
- a CDS encoding amidohydrolase family protein gives MRRLLVTGGALLTMDRATGDLASGDILIENERIAAIGAELAVDDAERIDARGAIVMPGLISAHLHTWQTPLRGIGGDWAGSDYDDILHARLAPLYTPQDLHDATLFGALSQLDAGATTIFDWCHNNPTPEHTDAAVDALLASGVRAVFGHGSAKPPPKPGEPHFSTIPHDWDEMRRLRRGSLSSDDARVTLAACILGPDYATMEVCRRDFAEAATLDVLTSAHVWGQSGRLVADGYRQLAREGLISPRHNVVHGNYLADDELDILIDAGASFTSAPTVELRAHVREPLSVRIRRRGLRPSIGVDCEALACDRMLDALRFTLQAHRLFNNQALVRAMTTGGAAVPDAAGSVVRQVSLTTREVLEWGTIDNARALGIDHKVGSLTVGKQADILLVRADGGHVVPARDPPQVLIQLAQNRDIDTVFIAGRIVKQGGRVLHSHYERATAAADNLASRLFSSLPPDLRLRCALGPEPSVTAAQVGMVV, from the coding sequence ATGCGACGACTTCTGGTAACGGGCGGTGCGCTCCTGACGATGGATCGTGCCACAGGCGATCTCGCGAGCGGTGATATTCTGATCGAGAATGAGCGTATCGCCGCCATTGGCGCCGAGCTCGCGGTTGACGATGCCGAACGGATCGACGCGCGCGGTGCCATTGTGATGCCGGGGCTCATCAGCGCGCATCTCCATACGTGGCAGACCCCACTGCGGGGCATAGGGGGCGACTGGGCGGGCTCCGATTACGATGACATCCTGCACGCGCGGCTGGCCCCGCTCTATACCCCGCAGGATCTCCACGACGCGACCCTGTTCGGCGCCCTGTCACAGCTTGATGCCGGCGCGACCACGATCTTCGACTGGTGCCACAACAATCCGACGCCCGAGCATACAGACGCCGCTGTCGATGCGCTTCTTGCCTCGGGCGTCCGCGCGGTTTTCGGGCACGGTTCCGCCAAACCCCCGCCCAAACCCGGGGAGCCGCATTTCTCAACGATACCCCACGACTGGGACGAGATGCGCAGGTTGAGACGCGGGTCCCTTTCATCGGATGACGCGCGCGTTACGCTCGCCGCGTGCATCCTCGGGCCCGACTATGCCACCATGGAGGTCTGTCGCCGCGACTTCGCCGAAGCGGCCACGCTCGATGTTCTGACGAGCGCGCATGTTTGGGGGCAGAGCGGTCGCCTTGTCGCGGACGGATACCGGCAGCTGGCGCGCGAAGGCTTGATTTCACCGCGCCACAATGTCGTTCACGGCAACTATCTTGCCGATGATGAGCTCGACATTCTGATCGACGCGGGCGCGAGTTTCACCTCGGCGCCCACGGTGGAGTTGCGCGCGCATGTGCGCGAACCGCTGTCGGTACGCATCAGGCGACGCGGGCTCCGGCCATCGATCGGCGTGGATTGCGAAGCGCTCGCCTGCGACCGGATGCTCGATGCCCTTCGGTTCACGCTGCAGGCTCATCGTCTGTTCAACAACCAGGCGCTTGTCCGTGCGATGACGACCGGCGGCGCCGCGGTCCCGGATGCCGCAGGCTCCGTTGTGCGGCAGGTCTCGCTGACCACGCGCGAAGTATTGGAATGGGGAACCATCGACAATGCCCGAGCGCTCGGCATCGACCATAAAGTCGGCTCCCTTACCGTCGGGAAACAGGCCGATATCCTGCTGGTCCGCGCCGACGGCGGCCACGTGGTGCCGGCGCGCGACCCCCCGCAGGTCCTGATCCAGCTCGCGCAAAACCGCGACATCGACACGGTCTTCATCGCGGGACGCATCGTGAAGCAGGGCGGCCGCGTTCTGCACTCCCACTACGAGCGCGCCACGGCGGCGGCCGACAATCTGGCGAGCCGCCTGTTCTCCTCCCTGCCGCCAGATCTGCGCCTGCGCTGTGCGCTGGGGCCGGAGCCATCCGTGACCGCCGCGCAGGTCGGCATGGTCGTGTAA
- a CDS encoding DMT family transporter, giving the protein MITRPAVGIALMLASSLLLTINDALTKLLLGRLPTGQIVLTQALITLAAVLVISIRGRGAKLKVHSRPRQLLRAFFNVGSLITFVIGLMYLPLSIAIVLSFANPLFVLLLAPVIIGEKLDGPRLMAVLIGFIGVLVVINPTSGTLSLYALLPLASAACAALRDIVTRRLAQTDATQATMLHSAAATAVVGLIWSKGEFVIPAVNDAVLLAAMSVAYLGALYCMIDALRFADASTVSPFKYTSLIWAVALDQMIWMRPPAFNVLIGAMIIVTAMIFIYRRERANARVDRH; this is encoded by the coding sequence ATGATCACGAGACCCGCTGTCGGCATCGCGCTGATGCTCGCAAGTTCGCTGCTTTTGACGATCAACGATGCCTTGACGAAGCTTCTGCTCGGACGTCTGCCGACAGGCCAGATCGTCCTCACCCAGGCCCTGATCACACTTGCGGCTGTACTCGTGATATCGATCCGCGGTCGCGGCGCGAAACTGAAGGTGCACAGTCGTCCAAGGCAATTGCTGCGAGCATTCTTTAACGTGGGCAGCCTCATCACTTTCGTGATCGGGCTCATGTACCTGCCGTTGTCGATCGCAATTGTGCTATCCTTCGCCAATCCTCTTTTCGTTCTTCTCCTGGCACCGGTGATCATCGGCGAAAAACTTGATGGCCCGCGTCTCATGGCGGTGCTCATCGGCTTTATTGGTGTCCTGGTGGTGATCAATCCGACATCGGGAACCCTGTCACTCTATGCTTTGCTGCCATTGGCATCAGCCGCCTGCGCGGCGCTCCGCGACATCGTCACCCGTCGCCTCGCCCAAACCGATGCCACACAAGCGACCATGCTGCACTCGGCGGCAGCGACGGCGGTGGTTGGGCTTATCTGGTCAAAAGGTGAATTCGTCATACCCGCCGTTAATGATGCGGTGTTGCTGGCCGCCATGTCCGTCGCTTATCTCGGCGCGCTCTATTGTATGATCGATGCGTTGCGCTTCGCGGACGCATCGACAGTGTCCCCGTTCAAATATACATCGCTCATCTGGGCCGTCGCGCTCGACCAGATGATCTGGATGCGCCCACCTGCTTTCAATGTGCTGATCGGCGCCATGATCATCGTGACGGCGATGATTTTTATCTACAGGAGGGAACGCGCGAACGCTCGGGTCGATAGACATTGA
- a CDS encoding ABC transporter substrate-binding protein → MAELQSYAEDCGEILAKKYKRGEISRRNLMLALGALGLAPSVLGSTGAAAAVPDVVMANWGGDALKALAATFGANYEKQTGGKLVMDGSGPSNGKIRAMVEAKAVTWDVCDAGAAAIGELGPLGMLEPIDYTVVDKSKSIPEFVYEYGVCNYLFSFVTAWDTTKVTTPPSPADFFDLKKFPGKRMVRKDAQPMVELALMADGVPPDQLYPLDVKRAFDKIASIKEHLLYWENGTQSQELLRNGEAVMGWLWSSRANILKKETQGRIDWSFKGGVLLSGLWVVPKGAPALAQTMKAIATFQDPEPQVGLLAALGNGPANPAADAITPPELRAINPGAPQNVAVQAKMSFDWWMANYAKTLIAYRDMIAS, encoded by the coding sequence ATGGCCGAACTGCAGAGCTACGCCGAGGACTGCGGCGAAATTCTTGCCAAGAAGTACAAGCGCGGCGAAATTAGCCGCCGGAATCTGATGCTCGCTCTGGGCGCCCTCGGGCTGGCGCCGTCAGTTCTCGGCAGCACGGGTGCCGCGGCGGCGGTGCCGGATGTGGTGATGGCCAACTGGGGCGGTGATGCGCTCAAGGCCCTGGCAGCGACCTTCGGCGCCAACTACGAAAAGCAGACCGGCGGCAAGCTCGTCATGGATGGCTCCGGCCCCAGCAATGGCAAGATCCGCGCGATGGTCGAGGCCAAGGCCGTCACGTGGGATGTGTGCGACGCAGGCGCGGCCGCCATCGGCGAATTAGGTCCGCTCGGCATGCTCGAGCCCATCGACTACACCGTCGTCGACAAGTCGAAGTCCATTCCGGAATTCGTCTATGAATACGGCGTCTGCAACTACCTGTTCAGCTTTGTGACGGCCTGGGATACCACTAAGGTCACGACACCACCTTCCCCCGCCGATTTCTTCGACCTCAAGAAATTTCCGGGAAAGCGCATGGTCCGCAAGGATGCCCAGCCGATGGTCGAGCTGGCCTTGATGGCCGACGGCGTGCCGCCCGACCAGCTTTATCCCCTGGACGTCAAGCGCGCTTTCGACAAGATCGCTTCGATCAAGGAGCATCTTCTTTACTGGGAGAACGGCACGCAGAGCCAGGAGCTGCTGCGCAACGGCGAGGCCGTGATGGGCTGGCTGTGGAGCAGCCGCGCCAACATCCTCAAGAAGGAGACGCAGGGCCGTATCGACTGGAGCTTCAAGGGCGGCGTCCTGCTCTCGGGCCTGTGGGTCGTGCCGAAGGGCGCTCCCGCACTCGCGCAAACCATGAAGGCCATCGCGACGTTCCAGGATCCGGAGCCACAGGTCGGCCTGCTGGCGGCACTGGGCAATGGGCCGGCCAATCCCGCCGCCGATGCCATCACACCGCCGGAACTCAGGGCGATCAACCCCGGCGCGCCGCAGAACGTGGCCGTCCAGGCCAAGATGAGCTTCGACTGGTGGATGGCGAACTACGCAAAGACGCTGATCGCCTACCGCGACATGATCGCGTCGTGA
- a CDS encoding alpha/beta hydrolase has translation MDVAGIAFDVLSGGEGPATLVLHGLQTFDPAAPFLEALAGSGLALMVTSHPGFAATPRPPHVATVEDVVNAYLDLLDQWPSGPVNLVGLSFGGWIAAEIAVRYGHRLAKLVLIDALGIRINRRETPDILHIFNEPPEMVARATWADPAQAPDFAAMSDDAVVAYAANREASCRYGWRPYMHSPRLLHWLHRIKVPTLVAWGAADGIVTPAYGQAYAAAIPGAMFRMIEGAGHHPDVEKPGELAAVVSDFLKRTTGHGATLGGECR, from the coding sequence ATGGACGTCGCTGGCATTGCCTTCGACGTCCTTTCAGGAGGCGAGGGTCCCGCCACACTCGTCCTCCACGGGCTTCAGACATTTGATCCGGCAGCGCCCTTCCTTGAAGCGCTCGCCGGGAGCGGATTGGCCTTGATGGTGACTTCGCATCCGGGCTTCGCCGCGACGCCCCGGCCGCCCCATGTCGCGACGGTGGAGGATGTGGTCAATGCCTATCTTGACCTGCTCGATCAATGGCCGTCCGGGCCTGTCAATCTTGTCGGCCTGTCCTTCGGCGGATGGATCGCGGCGGAAATCGCCGTTCGCTATGGCCACCGCCTTGCGAAGCTCGTCCTCATCGATGCGCTCGGCATCCGGATCAACAGGCGCGAGACACCTGATATCCTGCACATCTTCAATGAGCCTCCCGAGATGGTCGCCCGCGCGACATGGGCCGATCCAGCGCAAGCGCCGGATTTCGCCGCCATGAGCGACGATGCCGTGGTCGCTTACGCCGCCAATCGCGAGGCATCCTGCCGTTACGGATGGCGCCCCTATATGCACAGCCCGCGTCTCCTCCATTGGCTGCATCGTATCAAGGTCCCGACGCTGGTGGCCTGGGGGGCGGCGGACGGTATCGTCACCCCGGCCTATGGCCAGGCTTACGCGGCGGCTATCCCCGGCGCCATGTTCCGGATGATCGAAGGCGCTGGCCACCACCCGGATGTCGAAAAGCCCGGTGAACTCGCCGCTGTCGTCTCAGACTTCCTAAAGAGGACAACAGGCCATGGGGCGACTCTTGGCGGGGAGTGCCGCTGA
- a CDS encoding LLM class flavin-dependent oxidoreductase, producing MQAWYICEAPYPFVDKAVIEAHASARANLPSRLCDPRRAADIFHEVLDEFLLCDALGINVISNEHHSGINCLHSASPLFLGILARQIRNVRILSLGTLITVREDPVRVAEEYATADVLSRGRLDIGFVKSGGSEMASGNANPVGINDRFWEAIDLIEAALSHREGPFSWEGDHYHHRHVNVWPQAWQFPHPPFWAATGDPETGRELGRRGYVHTVFASGAERTLRAWDAYRAGAREAGRRVLADRFAYMGFTYVGETDAEAWETARQLLWFLEVGDISAPQYSSFLPGQNPPGAAPKTYRALQAAQEIAHAGRPPQGRKPITVEEAIDRGIMFAGSPETVRRQIAAFHEKVGGFGRLVMMGRSGLMTHAETERSIRLFAREVLPYLETLSPAGAACQGARQ from the coding sequence ATGCAGGCCTGGTACATCTGCGAAGCGCCCTATCCTTTTGTCGACAAGGCCGTCATCGAGGCTCACGCGTCCGCCCGCGCCAACCTGCCGAGCCGTCTTTGCGATCCGCGACGGGCAGCCGATATCTTCCACGAGGTGCTGGACGAGTTCCTGCTGTGCGACGCGCTCGGCATCAACGTGATTTCCAATGAGCACCACAGCGGTATCAATTGCCTCCACAGCGCGAGCCCGCTCTTCCTCGGCATCCTCGCTCGGCAGATCCGCAATGTGCGCATCCTGAGCCTTGGCACCCTGATCACGGTTCGGGAGGATCCCGTGCGCGTCGCCGAAGAATACGCTACCGCCGATGTCCTCTCGCGCGGTCGTCTCGATATCGGCTTCGTCAAGTCCGGTGGGTCGGAAATGGCCTCAGGCAATGCCAATCCGGTCGGCATCAACGACCGGTTCTGGGAGGCGATCGACCTCATCGAAGCCGCGCTCAGTCATCGCGAGGGCCCCTTCAGCTGGGAGGGCGATCACTACCACCACCGGCATGTGAATGTATGGCCGCAGGCCTGGCAATTCCCCCATCCGCCGTTCTGGGCAGCGACCGGTGATCCCGAGACGGGCCGCGAGCTTGGCCGCCGCGGCTATGTCCACACCGTCTTCGCCAGCGGCGCCGAGCGCACCCTTCGCGCCTGGGATGCTTACCGCGCGGGCGCTCGCGAGGCGGGCCGGAGGGTGCTGGCCGATCGTTTCGCCTATATGGGGTTCACCTATGTCGGCGAGACCGACGCGGAGGCCTGGGAGACGGCGCGGCAGTTGCTGTGGTTCCTGGAGGTGGGAGATATCTCGGCGCCGCAGTATTCGTCCTTTCTCCCTGGCCAGAATCCGCCGGGAGCAGCGCCGAAGACCTATCGAGCCTTGCAGGCCGCACAGGAGATCGCCCACGCCGGCCGACCGCCGCAGGGGCGCAAACCCATAACGGTCGAGGAGGCTATTGACCGCGGCATCATGTTTGCCGGCAGCCCCGAAACCGTCAGACGACAGATCGCCGCCTTCCATGAAAAGGTCGGCGGTTTCGGGCGCCTCGTGATGATGGGCCGTTCCGGCCTGATGACCCATGCCGAGACAGAGCGGAGCATTCGTCTGTTCGCGCGCGAGGTGCTTCCCTATCTCGAGACTCTGTCGCCAGCGGGGGCGGCTTGCCAGGGCGCCCGGCAATGA